From a single Pseudophryne corroboree isolate aPseCor3 chromosome 6, aPseCor3.hap2, whole genome shotgun sequence genomic region:
- the LOC134936289 gene encoding histone H3 yields MARTKQTARKSTGGKAPRKQLATKAARKSAPATGGVKKPHRYRPGTVALREIRRYQKSTELLIRKLPFQRLVREIAQDFKTDLRFQSSAVMALQEASEAYLVGLFEDTNLCAIHAKRVTIMPKDIQLARRIRGERA; encoded by the coding sequence ATGGCCAGGACCAAGCAGACCGCCCGCAAATCTACCGGAGGTAAAGCTCCCCGCAAGCAGCTGGCAACCAAGGCTGCTCGGAAAAGCGCCCCAGCTACCGGCGGCGTGAAGAAGCCTCACCGCTACCGTCCCGGGACTGTTGCTCTCAGAGAGATCCGCCGCTACCAGAAATCCACCGAGCTGCTGatccgcaagctgcccttccagcgaTTGGTGCGTGAGATCGCCCAAGACTTCAAGACCGACCTGCGCTTCCAGAGCTCTGCCGTTATGGCCCTACAAGAGGCCAGTGAGGCTTATCTGGTGGGGCTGTTCGAGGACACCAACCTGTGCGCCATCCACGCCAAGAGGGTAaccatcatgcccaaagacatccaGCTAGCCCGCAGAATccgaggggagagggcatag